ACGCTGGATCGAGAACATTCCCGGCCTGCGCAGCGCCCTCGGCGGCATCACGCTCGACGGCTCGGCCCGCCTCGACGCCCAATGGCGCGGCGGCTGGGAAAGCGCGCTCAAGCGCTGGCAGCAGGGCGGCACTTCCGGCGCCGACCTCAATCTGCAGGCCACGCTGGCATCGCCCCGGCTCGACATCGGCCTGCCGGCGTCCAGCACCGCACCGGCGGCCACGCCGACATCCGCTCCGGCATCCAGGACAGGCGCCAGGTCGTCGACTGCCGCCGTCCCGGCCGCCATCTCGTCGCCGGCCGAAGCCCCCCGCAGCGCGCCGTCGAGCCGCCGCGCCACCACCGTCGCCCTGCGCGACTTCCGAGCCGAGCTCACCGGCTCGCTGGCACAGGCCAACCTGTCGCTGCAGGGTTCGGCCAGCACCGGCGCCCAGACCGCGAAGCTGAACACCCGCGCCAGCGGCGGCGTCGACGGCCCCGGCCGCTGGCGCGCGGCCATCGCCCAATTACAGCTGGAAGCCGCCGACCGCAGCCTGCCCGGCCCCTGGAAGATCGACCTCGACGCGCCGCTGTCCGTGCAGATCCGCCAGACCGCCACCAGCCTGTCGGTCGAAACTTCCGGCAGCAGCGCCAGCCTCTCCGGCCCGGCGCCGGGCAAGGTCGGCATCGTCTGGCAGCCGATCAACCTGCAGACCAGCGGATCGGGCGCCGCCGCCCAGATGCGGCTGCGTTCGCAGGGCCAGCTCAAGGGCCTGCCGATGGCCTGGGCGCAGGCGCTCTCGGCCGCCGCCAAGGACGCGATTGCGCAGTCCGGTTTCGCCGGTGATCTCGTGTTCGACGGCACCTGGGACATCGACGCCGGCGACACTCTGCGCGCCCGCGCCAGCCTGTCGCGCGTCTCCGGCGACATCCGCGTGCAGGAACCTGGCAGCACCGCCACGCCGGCGGTCATCGCCACCAGCGGCACCGGCGCCGGTGTCGACGGCGCCAAGGCTTCTGCCGGCGCGGCCGGCAACGTGCCGACCATCTCCGCCGGCGTCATCGCCGCACGCGTCGAAGTGGCGGCGGACGGCAACGACGTGCGCGCCGACGTGCTCTGGGACAGCGCCCGTGCCGGCGTCGTCAAGGCCAGCGCCACCACCCGCCTCACCCGGGGCGCCGAGGGCTGGAGCTGGGCCGAAGACGCGCCCATCGGCGGCAGCGTCGACGCCAGCCTGCCGCAGGTCGGCGCCTGGTCGGTGCTCGCGCCGCCGGGCTGGCGGGTGCAGGGCAGCTTCGAAGCCAAGGCGCAGCTGTCGGGCACCCGCACCGCACCGCGCTGGTCGGGCACGCTCGACGCCAACGGCCTGGCGGTGCGCTCGGTGGTCGACGGCATCGACCTGCACGACGGACGTCTGCGCACCCGGCTCGAGGGCGATCACCTCGACATCACCGAATTCAGCCTGCGCGGCGGCACCGGCCCCGGCACCCGCATCGCCGGCCTCGCCGGCAGCCGCGCCACCGCCGGCGCGGTCGCCAACGCCGACGGCGGCACGCTGCGGGGCAGCGGCAGCCTGTCGTGGGCCGACGGTATCCGCATGAACGTCGAGACCCGGCTCGAGGCGCTGCGGGTATCGGTACGCACCGACCGGCAGGTGACGCTGTCCGGCACGCTGCAGGCCAAACTCGGCCAGGACGGCCAACTGGTGCTGCGCGGCAACCTGCGCACCGACCGCGCCGTCATCCTGCTGCCCGACGACAGCGCGCCCACCCTGGGCGCCGACGTCTTCGTGCATTCGGCCGCCCTCGACCGCGAAGCCGCCGCCAAGGCCGAAAAGGCCGGCGCGGCGCCGACCAGCGTCGGCACCGCCAAACCGCCTGACATCGTCGTGGTGTTCAACCTCGGCAACGACTTCGCGGTGCAGGGCAAGGGCATCACCACCCGGCTGACCGGCGAGCTGGAGATCCGCAGCACCGCCGGCCTGAACGTGCCGCCGCGGGTCACCGGCGAGATCCGCACGGTTTCCGGCCAGTACCGCGCCTACAGCCAGCAGCTCGACATCGAGTCCGGCGTAGCGAGCTTCAGCGGCGCCTACGACAACCCCGCGCTCAACATCCTGGCGATCCGGCCCAACATCACGGTGCGCGCCGGCGTGCAGGTCACCGGCACCGCGCAGGCGCCCCGCGTGCGGCTGTACTCCGAGTCCGGCCTGACCGACGCCGAGATCCTGTCGTGGGTGGTGCTCGGCCGCAGCACCGCCAACGGCGGCGCCGAGGCCGCGCTGCTGCAGCAGGCCGCGCTGGCGCTGCTGTCGGGCGACAAGGGCAGCTCGGGCGGCGTCGCCAAGAAGCTCGGCCTCGACGAGATCGGCTTCAAGGGACCGGGCTCCGGCAACAACGCCAGCGCCGCCGCGCTCACCTTCGGCAAGCGGCTGTCGCAGAACCTCTACGTCACCTACGAGGCCGGCCTGTCGGGCGCCGTCGGATCGCTCTACATCTTCTACGACCTGACCCGCCGGCTCACGCTGCGCGGCCAGGCCGGCAGCACCAAGAACGGGCTCGACCTGATCTACACGCTGATGTTCAACTGAGCCGCCGGTCCGGCCGGCCGGGCCTCGGCCACCAGCCGGTCGGCCGGGAACATGCGCATGAAGTCCATCGACTTTTCCACCGGCGCGTCCAGCCAGGCGTCGTAGAGGCCGCGCGGCAGGATCGCCACCATGCGCTTGTCCTGCGCGTCCGGCCCCAGTCTCGGATCGGGCCGGTGCAGTTCGCGGAAGATCGGATGGGCGTCGGCGTTGAGGGTCAGCATGGTGAAGCTGAAGGCCGTGCGACCATCGGCCGTGCGCCGCTGCTC
The nucleotide sequence above comes from Xylophilus sp. GOD-11R. Encoded proteins:
- a CDS encoding translocation/assembly module TamB domain-containing protein → MADSQDTSATPNEPGPSSPPIRPRRRPLRWITGILLALVLVVVALVAAGWIWAGGDRSLATALTRAAAYMPEGQTLESRDVTGSLRTGGHIGFLRWNSPTLTVEVQDATIAWQLAPLLRRQVSLGEVHVKSVAVERHGEPDKTPTEPLQELTLPVDIDLPFRVDTIRWAGPPEVLVQNLAGRFRYQDGRHQLAIDGVDVMDGHYSLEASLQGAAPMALEALLQGRVQAPMPEGIEPLTVGTGVHAGGTLSGTDARLQVAAAVRPADGSALRADVLAQVAPWLPQPLLSAHADLNQLDLARLSPKAPATLLGGSVDAGPVGAGWQVKGSLRNDAPGPWDQGKLPVQQADVAATQGANGVWTIEQAVVRAGGGEITAQGRYGPPPATVAEGTTATPAPWEVVATLAGIQPGALHTALVGPTLSGKAQASQQGEALDFDVAITGAGTGPSRKGSASALQALGLQSVAAVGRWSGGVLDLRQFKLRANDASADGVAQVRPADRAGKGKITASVPGAQLSLDGDMAPTSGAGKLQLALANAGTLQRWIENIPGLRSALGGITLDGSARLDAQWRGGWESALKRWQQGGTSGADLNLQATLASPRLDIGLPASSTAPAATPTSAPASRTGARSSTAAVPAAISSPAEAPRSAPSSRRATTVALRDFRAELTGSLAQANLSLQGSASTGAQTAKLNTRASGGVDGPGRWRAAIAQLQLEAADRSLPGPWKIDLDAPLSVQIRQTATSLSVETSGSSASLSGPAPGKVGIVWQPINLQTSGSGAAAQMRLRSQGQLKGLPMAWAQALSAAAKDAIAQSGFAGDLVFDGTWDIDAGDTLRARASLSRVSGDIRVQEPGSTATPAVIATSGTGAGVDGAKASAGAAGNVPTISAGVIAARVEVAADGNDVRADVLWDSARAGVVKASATTRLTRGAEGWSWAEDAPIGGSVDASLPQVGAWSVLAPPGWRVQGSFEAKAQLSGTRTAPRWSGTLDANGLAVRSVVDGIDLHDGRLRTRLEGDHLDITEFSLRGGTGPGTRIAGLAGSRATAGAVANADGGTLRGSGSLSWADGIRMNVETRLEALRVSVRTDRQVTLSGTLQAKLGQDGQLVLRGNLRTDRAVILLPDDSAPTLGADVFVHSAALDREAAAKAEKAGAAPTSVGTAKPPDIVVVFNLGNDFAVQGKGITTRLTGELEIRSTAGLNVPPRVTGEIRTVSGQYRAYSQQLDIESGVASFSGAYDNPALNILAIRPNITVRAGVQVTGTAQAPRVRLYSESGLTDAEILSWVVLGRSTANGGAEAALLQQAALALLSGDKGSSGGVAKKLGLDEIGFKGPGSGNNASAAALTFGKRLSQNLYVTYEAGLSGAVGSLYIFYDLTRRLTLRGQAGSTKNGLDLIYTLMFN